A portion of the Natronococcus sp. AD-5 genome contains these proteins:
- a CDS encoding CDGSH iron-sulfur domain-containing protein, with product MTRLVELEETGPRKLDPSDIDGEKGDVAICQCGLSDSFPFCDGSHRETLDEDEEATYVYDGSDRSIVERVVTRDDRDDE from the coding sequence ATGACACGACTGGTCGAACTCGAGGAAACCGGTCCGCGGAAACTCGATCCGTCGGATATCGACGGCGAGAAGGGAGACGTCGCGATCTGCCAGTGCGGCCTCTCGGACTCGTTCCCGTTCTGCGACGGGAGCCACCGGGAGACGCTCGACGAGGACGAGGAGGCAACGTACGTCTACGACGGCAGTGACCGTTCCATCGTCGAGCGGGTCGTGACGCGGGACGATCGAGACGACGAGTGA
- a CDS encoding tyrosine-type recombinase/integrase, with translation MAELEPITPTEAKEMFLAQRRAEVAEATLQGYHYRLKPFVQWCEQEGITNLNDLTARSLHEYRLWRKEDGDLKKITLKGQLSTLRVFVKFLESINGVEQGLHDKILVPTVEDEEAVSNSMLDSDRAEQVLDYLGKYEYASKRHTLVTVLWHTGCRMGAAHSLDVSDFDPEEQALAIRHRPDNGTHLKNKQSGERICALSEDVCDVLEDYIEVTRDDVTDDHGREPLFTTRYGRMHRSKIREMVYAVTRPCAYGEDCPHGRAPDSCEAATYTQASKCPSSVSPHDIRRGSITRLLRNEVPKQVVADRVNSSPETLEKHYSQLTEEEKMEQRRGYLEGL, from the coding sequence ATGGCAGAACTCGAACCCATCACCCCGACTGAAGCAAAGGAGATGTTCCTTGCACAACGCCGCGCAGAAGTTGCAGAAGCGACGTTACAAGGCTACCACTACCGCCTCAAGCCGTTCGTCCAGTGGTGTGAGCAAGAGGGCATCACGAACCTGAACGACCTAACTGCCCGCTCGCTCCACGAGTACCGACTGTGGCGGAAAGAGGACGGCGACCTGAAGAAAATCACCCTCAAGGGGCAACTCTCGACGCTCCGCGTGTTCGTCAAGTTCCTCGAATCCATCAACGGCGTCGAGCAGGGCTTGCACGACAAGATTCTCGTCCCCACGGTCGAGGACGAGGAAGCAGTCAGCAACAGTATGCTCGACTCCGACAGGGCCGAACAGGTCCTCGACTACCTCGGCAAGTACGAGTACGCCTCGAAGCGCCACACCCTCGTCACGGTACTGTGGCATACGGGTTGCCGTATGGGGGCCGCCCACTCGCTCGACGTGTCTGACTTCGACCCTGAGGAGCAGGCGCTCGCAATCCGGCATCGACCCGACAACGGGACTCACCTCAAGAACAAGCAGTCGGGCGAGCGAATCTGTGCCCTCTCCGAAGACGTGTGCGACGTGCTGGAGGATTACATCGAAGTGACTCGGGACGACGTGACCGACGACCACGGACGAGAGCCGCTGTTCACGACCCGGTACGGACGGATGCACCGGTCGAAGATTCGGGAGATGGTGTACGCCGTGACTCGACCGTGTGCCTATGGGGAGGACTGTCCCCATGGTCGTGCCCCTGACTCCTGTGAAGCGGCGACCTACACGCAGGCGAGCAAGTGTCCGTCGAGCGTCTCACCCCACGACATACGGCGAGGGTCAATCACCCGACTGTTGCGGAACGAGGTCCCGAAGCAAGTCGTGGCCGACCGGGTGAACTCCTCACCAGAAACCCTCGAAAAGCACTACTCGCAACTGACCGAAGAGGAGAAGATGGAACAGCGTCGGGGGTATCTCGAAGGACTCTAA
- a CDS encoding ester cyclase, translating into MTLDGERTKQIARKYVEDAWNEGNTGRMDDVLTKDQLYHDPTVDGAEGLEEFKRFIRDYRNAFPDLRYDVEEYIVEGDKAAFWGRVTGTHEGTFMGLEPTGNEIDIMGIGVVRVEDGKVAERWANFDLFGMFQQLGIAPSSGTRSRAIRERPLL; encoded by the coding sequence GTGACGCTCGACGGCGAACGGACGAAACAGATCGCCCGCAAGTACGTCGAAGACGCGTGGAACGAGGGGAATACCGGCCGAATGGACGACGTACTGACGAAAGACCAGTTGTATCACGATCCGACAGTTGACGGTGCGGAAGGCCTCGAGGAGTTCAAACGATTCATTCGGGACTACCGGAACGCCTTTCCGGACCTGCGGTACGACGTCGAGGAGTACATCGTCGAAGGCGACAAGGCGGCCTTCTGGGGACGAGTTACCGGAACGCACGAGGGGACGTTTATGGGCCTGGAACCGACCGGAAACGAGATCGACATTATGGGAATCGGCGTCGTTCGAGTGGAAGACGGAAAAGTCGCGGAGCGCTGGGCGAATTTCGATCTGTTCGGGATGTTCCAACAGCTCGGAATCGCCCCCTCGAGCGGGACCCGATCGAGGGCGATTCGAGAGCGCCCGCTCTTATAG
- a CDS encoding CopG family transcriptional regulator gives MGNKNKTISFRVNEDAFEALQDIAEERDISLSAVFRDYVDLLVDHDGRVAVVPEADLEAGETDADGNLSFPPTVEVPKSFIREHERLELEADHLREQLDEYKAYVNELQDRLEGEEDEVLLLDDLDDADGPSQLR, from the coding sequence ATGGGCAACAAGAACAAGACGATCTCGTTTCGCGTGAACGAGGACGCCTTCGAGGCGCTGCAGGACATCGCCGAGGAGCGCGACATCTCGTTGTCCGCGGTCTTCCGCGACTACGTCGACCTGCTCGTCGACCACGACGGCCGGGTCGCCGTGGTCCCGGAGGCCGATCTCGAGGCGGGCGAGACGGACGCGGACGGAAACCTTTCGTTTCCCCCGACCGTCGAGGTCCCCAAGAGCTTCATCCGCGAACACGAGCGCTTAGAGCTCGAGGCCGACCACTTGCGCGAACAGCTCGACGAGTACAAGGCCTACGTCAACGAGCTACAGGACCGACTCGAGGGCGAGGAAGACGAGGTGCTCCTGCTCGACGATCTCGACGACGCCGACGGTCCCTCGCAGCTGCGCTGA
- a CDS encoding PRC-barrel domain containing protein codes for MCATFTGDDEGKRVVNANGDAVGIVSDVERGTAYVDPDPGITDTIKSRLGWGDADEETYPLNDDNVNAVTGDEIRLKRL; via the coding sequence ATGTGTGCAACCTTCACCGGCGACGACGAAGGAAAACGCGTCGTCAACGCGAATGGCGATGCGGTCGGCATCGTCAGCGACGTCGAACGCGGAACGGCCTACGTCGATCCCGATCCGGGTATCACGGATACGATCAAGTCCCGACTCGGCTGGGGCGACGCCGACGAGGAAACCTATCCGCTCAACGACGACAACGTGAACGCCGTCACCGGCGACGAGATTCGGTTGAAGCGCCTCTGA
- a CDS encoding DUF7521 family protein yields the protein MSFPAVETLTAIALAVVKTLVLVVGSAITYFAFKAYRRTRQPALGYLAGGFGLVTLGLVLAGVLHELLGVPLETGIFLESLLVLAGFLVIAYSLSVS from the coding sequence ATGAGTTTCCCCGCCGTCGAAACGCTTACCGCGATCGCCCTCGCCGTCGTCAAGACGCTCGTCCTCGTCGTCGGAAGCGCGATCACGTACTTCGCGTTCAAGGCCTACCGCCGAACGCGGCAGCCGGCGCTGGGATACCTCGCGGGGGGATTCGGCCTCGTCACGCTCGGACTCGTTCTGGCCGGCGTCCTCCACGAACTCCTCGGCGTCCCGCTCGAGACGGGCATCTTCCTCGAGAGCCTGCTGGTACTCGCGGGCTTTCTCGTGATCGCCTACTCGCTGTCGGTCTCCTGA
- a CDS encoding cupin domain-containing protein codes for MGYDTASKSDVESVVPEDAGGMWFLKDALGADQLGLTVLELEPGERGMEHDETGTGQEEVYYVVEGTVEVELEDETVTLESEDAIRLDPDETRQIHNSGNERTMLVLAGAPL; via the coding sequence ATGGGTTACGACACGGCATCGAAGTCGGACGTCGAATCGGTCGTTCCGGAGGACGCCGGCGGAATGTGGTTCCTCAAGGACGCGCTCGGGGCGGACCAGTTGGGTCTGACGGTGCTCGAGCTCGAGCCCGGCGAGCGGGGGATGGAACACGACGAGACCGGAACCGGCCAGGAAGAGGTCTACTACGTCGTCGAGGGGACCGTCGAGGTCGAACTGGAGGACGAGACGGTCACGCTCGAATCGGAGGACGCGATTCGACTCGATCCCGACGAAACCCGCCAGATCCACAACAGCGGTAACGAGCGGACGATGCTCGTGCTGGCCGGCGCACCGCTATAA
- a CDS encoding DUF7091 family protein produces MSDRRRLERFLRTKLRKAGERYEAVRESTDGQLDEARDAYESARNARGLPTDEEDRVKIVCRRYAERRAATLDDQYRPACYEAGHPDCEGCAEDVREGRIETW; encoded by the coding sequence ATGTCGGACCGTCGTCGGCTCGAGCGATTCCTCCGAACGAAGCTCCGGAAGGCGGGCGAGCGATACGAAGCGGTGCGCGAATCGACCGACGGACAGCTCGACGAAGCCCGGGACGCCTACGAGTCAGCGCGGAACGCCCGCGGGCTCCCGACGGACGAGGAGGACCGCGTCAAGATCGTCTGCCGGCGCTACGCGGAACGACGGGCGGCCACGCTCGACGACCAGTATCGACCGGCCTGTTACGAGGCGGGCCACCCGGACTGCGAGGGCTGCGCCGAAGACGTCCGCGAGGGCCGGATCGAAACCTGGTGA
- a CDS encoding sulfite oxidase, giving the protein MATEQPRENRHDEIDAILERKDGVRETRDEADKYTVVGAVSRDTYANWLTPVEEHFVCHRNDIPDADADSWRVSLTGDLEGGYSLSELKGEFPTVAVAHTMECAGNGRGQHRPETGSVQWGNEAAGTAVWTGTPISSVLHDQLEDVADGTWLTAIGGDPSDGDDVFARSIPLSKALDDCILAHEMNGRPLPPEHGFPVRMIVPGWYGVNSVKWVEELRLMDTMVVENSLDRPGEHAYWQQKSYRIHPADVEPESNETVETGDTWEQLETGEPAHPYAFDQTVMSLIGAPNGESPVSVPDDGTVEITGVAWAGDDDVAGVEVSTDGGDTWDEAELFGPDYAGAWRLFRCGWDATPGTHVLASRATDERGRRQPMRISNPDAWRDALEDDEFPWNEGGYAANAVLPNAVEVDVESP; this is encoded by the coding sequence ATGGCCACAGAACAGCCTCGAGAGAACCGCCACGACGAGATCGATGCGATCCTCGAGCGAAAGGACGGGGTGCGAGAGACGCGCGACGAGGCCGACAAGTACACCGTCGTCGGCGCGGTCAGCAGGGATACCTACGCGAACTGGCTGACGCCCGTCGAGGAGCACTTCGTCTGTCACCGAAACGATATCCCCGACGCCGACGCTGACTCCTGGCGCGTGTCGCTGACGGGTGATCTCGAGGGAGGGTACTCACTATCCGAACTCAAAGGCGAGTTCCCGACCGTCGCGGTCGCGCACACGATGGAGTGCGCCGGGAACGGTCGCGGACAGCACCGACCGGAGACGGGAAGCGTCCAGTGGGGAAACGAGGCCGCCGGGACGGCCGTCTGGACCGGAACGCCGATCAGTTCCGTGCTGCACGATCAGCTGGAGGACGTGGCCGACGGGACGTGGCTCACGGCTATCGGCGGCGATCCGTCCGACGGCGACGACGTCTTCGCGCGGTCGATCCCGCTCTCGAAGGCGCTCGACGACTGCATCCTCGCCCACGAGATGAACGGCCGGCCGCTGCCGCCCGAACACGGCTTCCCGGTTCGGATGATCGTCCCCGGCTGGTACGGCGTGAACAGCGTCAAGTGGGTCGAAGAGCTCCGGCTGATGGACACGATGGTCGTCGAGAACTCCCTGGATCGACCCGGCGAGCACGCCTACTGGCAGCAGAAGTCTTACCGGATCCATCCCGCCGACGTCGAGCCGGAGTCGAACGAAACCGTCGAGACGGGCGATACGTGGGAACAACTCGAGACGGGCGAGCCGGCGCATCCGTACGCGTTCGACCAGACCGTGATGTCGCTCATCGGGGCGCCGAACGGCGAATCGCCCGTCTCCGTCCCCGACGACGGAACGGTCGAAATCACCGGCGTGGCGTGGGCCGGCGACGACGACGTCGCGGGGGTCGAGGTCTCGACCGACGGCGGCGATACGTGGGACGAGGCGGAGCTGTTCGGCCCCGACTACGCGGGCGCGTGGCGGCTGTTTCGCTGCGGGTGGGACGCGACGCCGGGGACGCACGTACTCGCGTCGCGCGCGACCGACGAACGGGGCCGACGACAACCGATGCGCATTTCGAATCCCGACGCGTGGCGAGATGCGCTCGAGGACGACGAGTTCCCCTGGAACGAGGGCGGTTACGCCGCGAACGCCGTTCTGCCGAACGCCGTCGAGGTCGACGTCGAATCGCCGTAG
- a CDS encoding replication factor A (Replication protein A protects and stabilize the intermediate ssDNA that is generated by the unwinding action of a DNA helicase at the replication fork. In addition, SSBs prevent the formation of secondary structures by single-stranded template DNA.): protein MSDVRQHADDIHDQFSDHIDVSVDDVEDRLTTLVDEYKVPIDEARRSVTNHYLEEAGLEREDLAGGSSEAAKIEDVDEPEQWIDLTAKVIELWEPRSDSVAQVGLLGDPTGTIKFTKWAKSELPSLDEGGVYELRNVVTDEYQGRYSVKLNSTTVVEELDEDLEVGDDTSEIEGALVDMQSGSGLIKRCPKENCTRVLQNGRCNEHGEVEGEFDLRIKAVVDDGLDAHEVIFDKDATEGLTGISLEEAKDMAMDALDTTVVADEIRDQIVGTYYRIEGPTFGRYVLADDVEELDGPADAEQLLIKARSM from the coding sequence ATGAGCGACGTACGACAGCACGCGGACGACATACACGACCAGTTTTCGGACCACATCGACGTCAGCGTCGACGACGTCGAGGATCGACTGACGACGCTCGTCGACGAGTACAAAGTGCCGATCGACGAGGCGCGCCGGAGCGTCACCAACCACTACCTCGAGGAAGCCGGCCTCGAGCGCGAGGACCTCGCAGGCGGCTCGAGCGAGGCCGCGAAGATCGAGGACGTCGACGAGCCCGAGCAGTGGATCGACCTCACGGCCAAGGTCATCGAGCTGTGGGAGCCCCGGAGCGACTCCGTCGCGCAGGTCGGCCTGCTGGGCGACCCGACGGGGACGATCAAGTTCACCAAGTGGGCGAAATCCGAGCTCCCGAGTCTCGACGAGGGCGGCGTCTACGAACTCCGTAACGTCGTCACCGACGAGTACCAGGGACGATACTCGGTCAAACTCAACAGCACGACCGTCGTCGAGGAACTCGACGAGGACCTCGAGGTCGGCGACGACACGAGCGAAATCGAGGGCGCCCTCGTGGACATGCAAAGCGGCAGCGGGCTCATCAAGCGCTGCCCGAAGGAGAACTGCACTCGAGTGCTCCAGAACGGACGGTGTAACGAACACGGTGAGGTCGAAGGCGAGTTCGACCTCCGCATCAAGGCCGTCGTCGACGACGGCCTCGACGCCCACGAGGTCATCTTCGACAAGGACGCCACCGAAGGGCTGACCGGAATCAGCCTTGAGGAGGCCAAGGACATGGCGATGGACGCGCTCGATACGACCGTGGTCGCCGACGAGATCCGAGACCAGATCGTCGGCACCTACTACCGCATCGAGGGGCCGACGTTCGGCCGTTACGTCCTCGCCGACGACGTCGAGGAACTCGACGGGCCGGCCGACGCCGAACAGCTGCTGATCAAAGCGAGGTCGATGTAA
- a CDS encoding DUF5814 domain-containing protein gives MAITDKIYVKNHRQLSSQLETNIPKGAFKGSTLDVLFQGEGLEKLDEATRERVLDFSSDFLDCACDNNPYCGCPERKFIRYLLELRAQGLGPNAIVDVMTDDYMVYAYSGDILSFLDSGVRTLEAAEGLARVEGTDEMHDEIRQTKRDLAK, from the coding sequence GTGGCTATCACCGACAAGATCTACGTCAAGAACCACCGCCAGCTCAGCTCCCAGCTCGAGACGAACATCCCGAAAGGGGCGTTCAAGGGCTCGACGCTTGACGTGCTCTTCCAGGGCGAGGGACTCGAGAAGTTAGACGAGGCGACCCGCGAGCGGGTACTCGACTTCTCGAGCGACTTCCTCGACTGCGCCTGCGACAACAATCCCTACTGCGGCTGTCCGGAGCGGAAGTTCATCCGGTACCTGCTCGAACTCCGCGCCCAGGGGCTCGGTCCGAACGCCATCGTCGACGTCATGACCGACGACTACATGGTCTACGCCTACTCCGGCGACATCCTGTCGTTCCTCGACAGCGGCGTCCGCACGCTCGAGGCGGCGGAGGGGCTCGCACGGGTCGAGGGCACGGACGAAATGCACGACGAGATCCGACAGACGAAACGGGATCTCGCGAAGTAA
- a CDS encoding RPA family protein — MSQAELTREVARRVFASEFNDSTYTFKESDDERAPNYALLPTGDRANRVFIVGTLTETEDVGEDSEYWRGRVVDPTGTFFVYAGQYQPEAASVLRDTEPPAYVAIVGKPRTFETDDGNVNVSVRPESIAVVDEDTRDRWVVETAERTLDRIEAFEEWENEQEAPETGSTAPTNEYAQMARERYDSPVVNYRNDVIQALESLEDVEDAEATA; from the coding sequence ATGTCCCAGGCAGAACTCACCCGCGAAGTCGCGCGTCGCGTCTTCGCCTCCGAATTCAACGATTCGACGTACACGTTCAAAGAAAGCGACGACGAACGCGCGCCAAACTACGCGCTACTCCCGACTGGCGACCGCGCGAACCGCGTGTTCATCGTCGGCACGCTGACCGAGACCGAGGACGTCGGCGAGGACAGCGAGTACTGGCGCGGACGCGTCGTCGACCCGACGGGGACGTTCTTCGTCTACGCCGGACAGTACCAGCCCGAGGCGGCCTCCGTCCTCCGCGATACGGAGCCGCCGGCTTACGTCGCGATCGTCGGCAAACCGCGGACCTTCGAGACCGACGACGGAAACGTCAACGTCTCCGTCCGTCCCGAGTCCATCGCGGTCGTCGACGAGGACACCCGCGACCGCTGGGTCGTCGAAACGGCCGAGCGCACCCTCGATCGCATCGAGGCCTTCGAGGAGTGGGAAAACGAACAGGAAGCCCCCGAAACCGGCTCCACCGCGCCGACCAACGAGTACGCGCAGATGGCCCGCGAGCGCTACGACTCGCCGGTCGTCAACTACCGGAACGACGTGATCCAGGCCCTCGAGAGCCTCGAGGACGTCGAGGACGCCGAAGCGACGGCCTAA
- a CDS encoding aldo/keto reductase, which produces MNENDTFDVGETTVHRLGFGAMRLCGDEIIGPPDDEETAREVLQRAVELGVDLVDTADSYGPGVSERLVGEVIGDSDDVLVATKAGLLRNTDGEWLAHGEPDYIRNQVLASLDRLRTGTIDLYQFHRPDPDTPFEDSVQTFAELKDEGLVRQVGLSNVSVEQLETARDHVDVATVQNRYNVADRSEADVLEACEEHGIGFIPWAPIDGDDLDEHGDLLDEIVDDHDATRRQVALAWLLERSDVILPIPGTSDPDHLEANIAASRLSLDDEAVRRLTEAGN; this is translated from the coding sequence ATGAACGAAAACGACACGTTCGACGTCGGCGAGACGACCGTTCACCGGCTGGGATTCGGCGCGATGCGCCTCTGCGGCGACGAGATCATCGGCCCGCCGGACGACGAAGAGACCGCGCGCGAGGTACTCCAGCGGGCCGTCGAACTCGGCGTCGACCTCGTCGACACGGCCGACTCCTACGGCCCCGGAGTGAGCGAACGGCTCGTCGGCGAGGTGATCGGCGACTCCGACGACGTTCTGGTCGCGACGAAGGCGGGACTGCTTCGCAACACCGACGGCGAGTGGCTTGCCCACGGCGAGCCGGACTACATCCGGAACCAGGTACTCGCGTCGCTCGACCGGCTGCGAACCGGCACCATCGACCTCTACCAGTTCCACCGACCCGATCCGGATACGCCGTTCGAGGACTCGGTCCAGACGTTCGCCGAACTCAAAGACGAGGGGCTGGTCCGTCAGGTCGGCCTCAGCAACGTCTCCGTCGAGCAACTCGAGACCGCCCGCGATCACGTCGACGTCGCGACCGTCCAGAACCGGTACAACGTGGCGGACCGATCGGAGGCGGACGTGCTCGAGGCGTGCGAGGAGCACGGGATCGGGTTCATCCCCTGGGCGCCCATCGACGGCGACGACCTCGACGAACACGGCGACCTGCTCGACGAGATCGTCGACGACCACGACGCGACGCGGCGCCAAGTCGCGCTGGCGTGGCTCCTCGAACGGTCGGACGTTATTCTCCCGATTCCGGGAACCTCGGATCCCGACCACCTCGAGGCGAACATCGCCGCCTCGCGGCTGTCGCTGGACGACGAGGCGGTCCGGCGACTGACCGAGGCCGGGAACTGA
- a CDS encoding right-handed parallel beta-helix repeat-containing protein — MRSVTEYGASGDGTDDDRDAIQAAVDDAHEAGGDRVYLPAGEYRIGGPITHRSRVHLVGDGTGATRIRAEGEGFAALEGSGEPSEPVTDLAVEHLTVDASGVPGDESYDPGEKCIYYQHVRRCRIVGVHAYGSAATGIGTDMMVDSLVQGCVAEDCGRNFDAARDGLNIGSNGIGIGTGLAADAEPVVVADCHARDNGNNGIMFENQATGEQENERHAGHFFVHGCTAIGNRVGLRTSADRRTRFSNCSAHANEEDGIVIDGKGEMGLDINPPPFSAREHRIDGCHVTENGGHGVHVTEADENAAIDVSTSQISANDGAGVRIATDERTADVAVTDCRVFDNGGPGVAFADGGSDLRLADCDVYDNGRDGGAPGIRFGDGAARVTVSGCHISGAAGSQDTGIAFAADHDSVAITENQFHECTPLEADAFPAVVRDNAGLKTESVGTAEAVGDGETTEFVLPHGLDVTPTVRNVWAESDAATGFHVAQADSEAVVVAFADPPTNDARLRWGFEVRR, encoded by the coding sequence ATGCGATCAGTGACCGAGTACGGGGCGAGCGGCGACGGCACCGACGACGACCGCGACGCGATCCAGGCGGCCGTGGACGACGCCCACGAGGCGGGCGGCGACCGCGTCTATCTCCCGGCCGGGGAGTACCGGATCGGCGGACCGATCACCCACCGTTCGCGCGTCCACCTGGTCGGCGACGGGACGGGCGCGACGAGGATCCGGGCCGAGGGCGAGGGATTCGCCGCCCTCGAGGGATCCGGCGAGCCGAGCGAACCGGTGACGGATCTCGCCGTCGAGCACCTGACCGTCGACGCCTCCGGCGTTCCGGGCGACGAATCGTACGATCCGGGCGAGAAGTGTATCTACTATCAGCACGTCCGCCGCTGTCGAATCGTCGGCGTTCACGCGTACGGCTCGGCGGCAACCGGGATCGGGACCGATATGATGGTCGATAGTCTCGTCCAGGGGTGCGTCGCGGAGGACTGCGGACGAAACTTCGACGCCGCTCGCGACGGGCTCAACATCGGTTCGAACGGGATCGGCATCGGAACCGGGCTCGCGGCCGACGCCGAACCGGTCGTCGTCGCCGACTGTCACGCCCGCGACAACGGGAACAACGGTATCATGTTCGAGAACCAGGCGACGGGCGAACAGGAGAACGAACGCCACGCCGGTCACTTCTTCGTCCACGGGTGTACGGCGATCGGCAACCGCGTCGGGCTCCGAACTTCCGCGGATCGTCGGACTCGTTTCTCGAACTGCTCGGCGCACGCGAACGAGGAGGACGGGATCGTGATCGACGGGAAGGGCGAGATGGGTCTCGACATCAATCCGCCGCCGTTTTCGGCCCGCGAACACCGGATCGACGGCTGTCACGTGACCGAGAACGGCGGTCACGGAGTTCACGTGACGGAGGCCGACGAGAACGCGGCGATCGACGTCTCGACCAGCCAGATTTCCGCCAACGACGGCGCGGGCGTCCGTATCGCGACGGACGAGCGGACCGCCGACGTCGCCGTAACGGACTGTCGCGTCTTCGACAACGGCGGCCCGGGTGTCGCCTTCGCGGACGGCGGATCGGATCTCCGACTGGCCGACTGCGACGTCTACGACAACGGTCGCGACGGTGGCGCACCGGGGATCCGCTTCGGCGACGGCGCGGCCCGCGTGACGGTTTCCGGGTGCCACATCTCCGGCGCAGCGGGGTCTCAGGATACCGGAATCGCCTTCGCGGCCGACCACGATTCCGTGGCGATCACCGAGAACCAGTTCCACGAATGTACGCCGCTCGAGGCCGACGCTTTCCCGGCCGTCGTGCGAGACAACGCCGGCCTGAAGACGGAGTCCGTCGGAACGGCAGAAGCCGTGGGCGACGGCGAGACGACCGAGTTCGTCCTTCCGCACGGCCTCGACGTCACCCCCACCGTCCGAAACGTCTGGGCGGAAAGCGATGCGGCGACGGGCTTTCACGTCGCTCAAGCCGATAGCGAGGCGGTCGTCGTCGCCTTCGCGGATCCGCCGACGAACGACGCTCGGTTGCGGTGGGGCTTCGAAGTTCGACGCTGA
- a CDS encoding RDD family protein: MERHLTPNLDRHAGVFDRRFEALLVDGLLVGVVVALLGYIGGSVFVGGALGGWIGAIVALQFAALPALLLYQSAFEGYYGMTVGKYLRGIVVVQADGSPITWRAAVVRNVLRLIDSLPVFYLVGIVAAYATDDHQRVGDVAGGTVVVYTGD; the protein is encoded by the coding sequence ATGGAACGGCACCTAACTCCGAACCTGGACCGGCACGCCGGTGTCTTTGATCGTCGCTTCGAAGCGTTACTGGTAGACGGACTGCTCGTCGGTGTGGTCGTGGCCCTTCTCGGGTACATCGGTGGATCGGTGTTCGTAGGCGGGGCACTCGGCGGCTGGATCGGTGCAATCGTCGCGTTACAGTTCGCGGCGTTACCGGCGCTCCTCCTCTATCAGTCGGCGTTCGAAGGATACTACGGGATGACGGTCGGCAAGTACCTGCGCGGAATCGTCGTCGTACAGGCCGACGGGTCGCCGATCACGTGGCGAGCCGCCGTCGTCCGAAACGTACTCCGACTGATAGACAGTCTTCCGGTATTCTACCTCGTCGGAATCGTCGCCGCGTACGCGACTGACGACCATCAGCGCGTCGGAGACGTGGCCGGCGGCACCGTCGTCGTCTACACGGGCGACTGA